The Erigeron canadensis isolate Cc75 chromosome 4, C_canadensis_v1, whole genome shotgun sequence genome window below encodes:
- the LOC122596034 gene encoding fasciclin-like arabinogalactan protein 7: protein MKSIKIFICFITLLFTYTQAATPAKSPPAPPTIVLTPTPAPAPAPDYVNLTDLLSVAGPFSTFLKYLQTTKVIETLQNQANNTEEGITLFVPKDKAFTNLKKPSLSNLTSDQLKQLCLFHALPHYYSLSDFKNLSGSGPVNTLAGGSYTLNFTDESGTVHIGSGWTNTEVSSSVHSTDPVAIYQVNRVLLPEAIFGTDIPPPAPAPAPVPDIAPVSDAPDADDRKGKPAKASAPSGSCRVIGWSMWQLFMVVAISSGFMLVL from the coding sequence ATGAAATCCATCAAgattttcatatgttttattACACTTTTGTTCACATACACTCAAGCAGCAACACCAGCCAAATCACCACCAGCACCACCAACCATTGTCTTAACCCCAACTCCAGCGCCAGCTCCAGCACCAGACTACGTAAACCTTACTGACCTTTTAAGCGTGGCTGGCCCGTTCTCGACTTTCCTTAAATACTTACAAACAACCAAAGTCATTGAAACTTTACAAAACCAAGCCAACAACACCGAAGAAGGCATCACGCTTTTTGTACCAAAAGACAAGGCATTTACCAACCTCAAAAAACCATCACTCTCTAACCTCACTAGTGATCAACTCAAACAACTATGTCTATTCCACGCGCTTCCACATTACTATTCGCTATCCGACTTCAAGAACCTTAGTGGGTCCGGACCCGTTAACACACTTGCAGGAGGATCATACACAttgaactttactgatgaatcTGGGACCGTGCACATTGGGTCCGGTTGGACTAATACAGAAGTTAGTAGCAGTGTGCATTCTACAGACCCTGTTGCAATTTACCAAGTGAATAGGGTGTTGCTACCTGAAGCCATTTTTGGAACTGATATTCCACCTCCAGCACCTGCGCCAGCGCCGGTTCCAGATATTGCTCCAGTGTCAGATGCCCCTGATGCGGACGATAGAAAAGGTAAGCCAGCAAAGGCATCAGCTCCTTCAGGCTCATGCCGGGTCATCGGGTGGAGCATGTGGCAGTTGTTTATGGTGGTGGCGATTTCAAGTGGATTTATGCTGGTGTTGTAA
- the LOC122597500 gene encoding uncharacterized protein LOC122597500, producing the protein MRRILAVMRQNIENMRKSPKVADENMFGEGNGTEFPIIGHHTTRQGRNGLSLIHSIVKAPLSLVSCLSFHNGTTTTTADGVWVSGDLTRISEVNHLMVSDSMRYAILM; encoded by the coding sequence ATGAGGCGTATACTAGCGGTGATGAGGCAAAACATTGAGAATATGAGGAAGAGTCCTAAAGTGGCGGATGAAAACATGTTTGGAGAAGGAAATGGAACCGAGTTCCCAATTATAGGTCATCATACTACAAGGCAAGGGCGAAATGGGCTTTCTCTAATACATAGCATAGTTAAAGCGCCGCTCTCACTTGTATCGTGTCTATCTTTTCATAATggtactactactactactgctGATGGTGTTTGGGTTTCGGGTGATCTCACACGGATATCAGAGGTGAATCATCTTATGGTTAGTGACAGCATGCGCTACGCTATTTTGATGTAA
- the LOC122597819 gene encoding fimbrin-5, translating into MSTFEGVFVSDPWLQSQFTQVELRKLRTKFISARNQSGTVTIEDLPPALIQLKPFNEISSEDDIRNILSDSYSNLAKELDFEAFLRVYLNLQSRTSAKMGTSKTFRTTSSFVKSSTTTLRHSISESEKASYVSHINNFLGEDKFLKNYLPLDPTTNALFDLCKDGVLLCKLINVAVPGTIDERAINTKKVLNPWERNENHTLCLNSAKAIGITVVNIGTQDLAEGRPHLLLGLISQIVKIQLLATVDFKKTPELAQMVEDSKEAEELMGLAPEKVLLKWMNYHLKKAGYKKEVTNFSSDLKDGEAYAHLLNVLAPEHGTTKTLETKDPTERANLVLEQAAKLDCKQYVTSKDIVEGSTNLNLAFVAQIFQHRNGLTIDKSKSSFAEMMTDDESTSREERCFRMWINSLGVETHVNNVWEDVRNGWVLLEVLDKLAPGSVVWKQASKPPIKMPFRKVENCNQVVRIGKELNFSLVNVAGDDIVSGNKKLIIAFLWQLMRFSMLQLLKNLRTHGQGKEITDADILQWANQKVKTSRKSKQMESFKDKNLSDGIFFLELLSAVEKRVVNWGLVTKGETEEDKKLNATYIISVARKLGCSVFLLPEDILEVNPKMILILTASIMYWSLLQKAKSDEDDRPPDEEGNAPEEEGNTPEEEGNAPEEESNATTDEVANKVGVTQTEEGTTENND; encoded by the exons ATGTCTACATTCGAGGGTGTCTTTGTTAGTGATCCATGGCTTCAAAGCCAATTCACACAAGTGGAGCTTCGAAAGCTTAGAACCAAA TTCATTTCAGCAAGAAATCAATCGGGCACGGTCACAATAGAGGACTTGCCGCCAGCTTTGATACAATTAAAGCCCTTTAATGAAATATCAAGCGAGGATGACATTAGAAATATACTAAGTGACTCTTATTCCAACTTGGCCAAAGAGTTGGATTTTGAAGCTTTCCTTCGG GTATATTTGAATTTACAATCCCGGACAAGTGCAAAAATGGGGACTTCAAAAACTTTTAGAACTACTTCATCTTTTGTCAAATCATCTACAACGACCCTTCGCCACAGCATTAGTGAGTCGGAAAAGGCTTCATACGTTTCCCATATAAACAACTTTCTTGGAGAAGATAAATTTTTGAAGAACTATCTCCCATTAGACCCTACAACAAATGCTTTATTTGATCTTTGTAAAGATGGAGTCCTTTTATG TAAGCTGATTAATGTGGCAGTCCCTGGTACAATAGACGAGCGAGCTATTAACACTAAAAAAGTTCTTAATCCGTGGGAAAGAAACGAGAATCACACTCTTTGCCTCAATTCTGCCAAGGCTATCGGTATCACTGTAGTTAACATTGGCACTCAGGACTTGGCTGAAGGAAGA CCCCACCTGTTACTTGGGTTGATCTCTCAGATAGTGAAG ATACAACTTCTAGCAACCGTTGATTTTAAGAAAACTCCTGAGCTGGCGCAGATGGTCGAAGATAGCAAG GAAGCCGAAGAGCTCATGGGTTTGGCACCAGAAAAAGTTCTTCTAAAATGGATGAATTATCACTTAAAGAAAGCGGGCTATAAAAAAGAagttacaaatttttcatctgatCTAAAG gaTGGAGAGGCGTATGCACATTTACTTAACGTTCTTGCCCCTGAGCATGGAACCACTAAAACATTGGAAACAAAAGATCCCACAGAAAGAGCAAACTTGGTTCTTGAACAAGCAGCAAAATTGGATTGTAAACAATACGTTACTTCGAAGGACATTGTGGAGGGATCTACAAATTTAAATCTTGCGTTTGTCGCACAAATATTTCAGCATAG GAATGGGCTTACTATAGACAAAAGTAAATCTTCGTTTGCTGAGATGATGACCGATGATGAAAGCACATCAAGAGAAGAAAGATGTTTTAGGATGTGGATCAACAGTCTTGGAGTTGAAACACATGTTAACAACGTCTGGGAGGATGTCAGGAATGG ATGGGTTCTTTTGGAAGTTCTTGACAAACTTGCCCCCGGATCGGTTGTGTGGAAGCAAGCATCAAAACCTCCAATTAAAATGCCTTTTAGAAAAGTCGAAAATTGTAACCAAGTTGTAAGGATTGGAAAAGAGTTAAACTTCTCCCTGGTCAATGTTGCTGGAGATGATATTGTTTCGGGAAACAAAAAGCTTATCATAG CTTTCTTATGGCAGTTAATGAGATTTAGCATGCTTCAACTCCTTAAAAACTTAAGAACTCATGGTCAAGGAAAGGAGATAACAGATGCCGATATTCTACAATGGGCAAACCAAAAAGTGAAGACTTCAAGAAAATCGAAACAAATGGAGAGCTTCAAG GATAAAAACCTATCGGATGGTATTTTCTTCCTTGAGCTTCTTAGCGCGGTGGAAAAGAGGGTTGTGAACTGGGGTCTTGTTACCAAGGGGGAAACCG AGGAGGATAAGAAGTTAAATGCGACGTATATCATTAGTGTTGCTAGAAAGCTTGGGTGCTCAGTCTTTTTGTTGCCCGAGGACATTCTTGAG GTTAACCCGAAGATGATTTTGATACTAACAGCAAGCATAATGTACTGGAGCCTGCTACAGAAGGCTAAATCTGATGAAGATGATAGACCACCCGATGAAGAGGGCAATGCGCCTGAAGAAGAAGGCAATACACCTGAAGAAGAGGGCAATGCGCCTGAGGAAGAGAGCAATGCAACCACAGATGAAGTTGCTAATAAAGTCGGTGTTACCCAAACGGAAGAAGGGACTACTGAAAACAATGACTAA
- the LOC122596272 gene encoding BTB/POZ domain-containing protein At2g04740: MSELDDIDFDLDDFPSTTPLKKVPYGDIFEASRAGDISRLRYLIESGINVNARDQWDSVALYYACLAGHLDAAKMLLENGAICSEHTFDGDRCHYAALNLNVRKLLKAFEARPPPLGPLASDLRETFLGYQQQFAGDLSSGGTSPSYFPPDVVFYLHGRPIEAHRVILSARSPYFKKKFETDWRDRREIRFSREKLSYPAFYSLIHFFYSDRLEIAVDDMEDLVRICKVCKCESLQRVIEKEVSHQKYADYKSLQEIDNSQRRYILQGSSLPEDDRLPASLSCLLQICLANSVREQNDLVSRIGSLKISAFEDDLADVCIKVGDKIFRCHQVILASRSEYFKTRLSRMEDFFEGKHRLPDYNLPLLEERDLSMEAFEKMVEYMYTDCLKDIDPDQAEEMFDAASRYLLFPLKRAVADALLPHLEMVPLAELCHWLISSDMYGVSKIREYCLDIIACNFEAFADTREFRAILLTLPPPSGDSSLRTTVPSAPGAEMKMTEGNVLDDLREKWLEAEAGELDTRDESALLFDKRLQMLMHMAEQEQFLE, from the exons ATGTCTGAATTAGACGACATTGATTTCGACCTAGACGATTTCCCATCTACAACCCCACTTAAAAAAGTCCCTTACGGCGACATTTTCGAAGCCTCACGCGCCGGCGACATTTCCAGGCTTAGATACTTAATAGAATCCGGTATCAATGTCAACGCGCGTGACCAATGGGATTCAGTTGCGTTATACTACGCTTGTTTAGCTGGTCATCTTGATGCTGCTAAAATGTTGTTGGAAAATGGTGCGATTTGTTCTGAACATActtttgatggtgatagatgtcATTATGCTGCTTTGAATTTGAATGTTAGGAAGCTTTTGAAAGCGTTTGAAGCTCGTCCGCCCCCGTTGGGACCGTTGGCTAGCGATTTGAGGGAAACGTTTCTCGGGTATCAACAACAGTTTGCag GTGATTTATCTAGTGGAGGAACCAGTCCTAGCTATTTCCCACCAGATGTTGTATTTTATCTCCATGGAAGACCTATTGAAGCTCATAGAGTAATCTTGAGTGCTCGATCaccttattttaagaaaaagtttgaGACTGATTGGAGGGATCGTAGAGAAATAAGATTTTCAAGAGAAAAACTATCTTATCCTGCATTTTACAGCCTTATTCACTTCTTTTACTCTGACAGACTCGAGATTGCTGTGGATGATATGGAAGATCTTGTGAGAATTTGTAAAGTTTGTAAGTGTGAATCATTACAAAGAGTTATAGAAAAAGAAGTGTCACATCAAAAATATGCAGACTATAAATCATTACAAGAAATAGATAATTCGCAAAGAAGATATATTTTACAGGGAAGTTCTCTTCCTGAGGATGATCGTCTTCCTGCCTCCTTGTCGTGTCTTCTTCAAATATGTCTTGCTAATTCTGTTAGAGAACAGAATGATCTTGTGTCACGAATAGGGTCATTGAAAATAAGTGCTTTTGAGGATGATCTTGCAGATGTTTGTATAAAAGTTGGTGACAAGATTTTTCGTTGCCATCAAGTTATCTTGGCTTCAAGATCGGAATACTTTAAAACGAGATTATCCCGCATGGAGGATTTTTTTGAAGGAAAGCATAGGTTACCAGATTACAATCTGCCACTTCTGGAAGAACGTGATCTTAGCATGGAAGCTTTTGAGAAAATGGTAGAATACAT GTACACCGACTGTTTAAAAGATATTGATCCTGATCAG GCTGAAGAAATGTTTGATGCTGCTTCAAGATATCTATTATTTCCTCTTAAGCGCGCAGTGGCTGATGCTCTACTGCCTCATCTAGAAATGGTTCCTCTTGCAGAATTGTGCCACTGGTTGATTTCATCGGACAT GTATGGCGTTTCAAAGATTCGAGAATATTGTCTGGATATTATAGCTTGCAACTTCGAGGCATTTGCAGATACTCGGGAATTCAGAGCGATCCTTCTAACATTGCCACCACCATCTGGAGATTCATCACTTCGTACTACTGTTCCAAGTGCTCCTGGAGCAGAAATGAAGATGACAGAGGGGAATGTTCTAGATGATTTGCGTGAGAAATGGCTGGAGGCTGAAGCCGGAGAACTTGATACAAGAGATGAGAGTGCTTTACTTTTTGACAAACGGCTTCAGATGCTAATGCATATGGCAGAACAAGAGCAATTTCTTGAATGA